A window from bacterium encodes these proteins:
- a CDS encoding DUF4838 domain-containing protein encodes MRPELLCLLSVALGLAAMAAPAQPLVLVQNGASRYAIYRAANAPEPVQEAARELARVVETACGVKLPVVDRPQSPMICLGDNAAVRAAGLDVNGIPEEGYVITARDGNLFILGPDTPDGELTVGGGCSQGTLFGVYEFLERFLNARWLMPGEVGEDIPPCRDLRVEGLPVTGQPDHPYRYEPYIQEKQQAVKVWTRRLRLGEALPDGRRGCSVWMAHNHVWDKIPGPAVIEQHPEYAALVGGQRVKPADRTYKLCTTNPGLIQAFADGLMARMAENPQTRMFTISPTDGQGWCECPGCTALDEPIDGEAWPGSRMLPRNMTRRICTFYNAVARLVRAKYPDKLLGGYLYYEYAYPPRQPMAMEPNLSFVIATRAYYGMTLYRPELAAEFPRLMAAWSALLPGRVAYYDLPTKLIHSRVGFIGAPQPAGVTIFKTIFPALKQHDIRGILLYGDEWWGTAAAHNYLIAKLMWNHSLDPAAVREEWLTRAYGAAAATPMRQLDELLDTELSKFKQNPNDWQWRFPAEAAKQVYAPQFAQIERLYAAALAQVQTPRQRARLEMFGDNLVVLHWNLRHAGLLPEPEKSSLYRSDEAYARFADDKCDSVALMCSGADHATRKASLLKAHLAPGQ; translated from the coding sequence GTGCGACCCGAACTGCTCTGCCTGCTTTCCGTAGCGCTCGGCTTGGCGGCGATGGCGGCCCCGGCACAGCCGTTGGTGCTGGTGCAGAACGGGGCCTCCAGGTACGCCATCTACCGTGCAGCGAACGCCCCGGAGCCGGTGCAGGAAGCGGCGCGCGAGCTGGCGCGAGTGGTGGAGACGGCCTGTGGCGTGAAGCTGCCGGTGGTGGACCGGCCGCAGTCGCCGATGATCTGCCTGGGGGACAATGCGGCGGTGCGGGCAGCGGGTCTGGACGTGAACGGCATCCCGGAAGAGGGCTATGTCATCACCGCACGGGACGGGAATCTGTTCATCCTCGGCCCCGACACCCCCGATGGGGAACTGACGGTCGGCGGGGGCTGCAGCCAGGGCACACTGTTCGGCGTCTATGAGTTTCTGGAGCGGTTCCTCAACGCGCGCTGGCTGATGCCGGGGGAGGTGGGGGAGGACATCCCACCCTGTCGGGACCTGCGCGTCGAGGGGCTGCCGGTGACGGGGCAGCCGGACCATCCGTACCGCTACGAGCCATACATCCAGGAGAAGCAACAGGCGGTGAAGGTGTGGACGCGGCGCCTACGGCTGGGGGAGGCGCTGCCGGATGGACGGCGGGGCTGCAGCGTCTGGATGGCCCACAACCACGTGTGGGACAAGATCCCGGGCCCGGCCGTCATCGAACAGCATCCGGAGTACGCGGCGCTTGTGGGCGGGCAGCGGGTGAAGCCGGCCGACAGGACCTACAAGTTGTGCACCACCAACCCCGGACTGATCCAGGCCTTCGCCGATGGCCTCATGGCGCGCATGGCCGAGAACCCGCAGACGCGGATGTTCACCATCTCGCCGACCGACGGGCAGGGCTGGTGCGAGTGCCCAGGCTGCACGGCGCTTGACGAGCCGATTGACGGCGAGGCCTGGCCGGGGAGCAGGATGCTGCCCCGGAACATGACGCGGCGCATCTGCACCTTCTACAACGCTGTGGCGCGCCTCGTACGGGCCAAGTACCCGGACAAGCTCCTGGGCGGCTACCTGTACTACGAGTACGCCTATCCCCCGCGCCAGCCCATGGCCATGGAGCCCAACCTGTCCTTCGTGATCGCCACGCGGGCGTACTATGGGATGACGCTGTACCGCCCTGAGTTGGCGGCCGAGTTCCCCCGGCTGATGGCCGCATGGAGCGCGCTGCTGCCGGGCCGAGTGGCGTACTATGACCTGCCCACGAAGCTCATCCACTCGCGGGTGGGCTTCATCGGCGCGCCACAACCGGCGGGAGTAACGATCTTCAAGACGATCTTCCCGGCTCTCAAGCAGCATGATATCCGGGGCATCCTGCTGTACGGGGACGAGTGGTGGGGCACCGCAGCGGCGCACAACTACCTGATCGCGAAGCTGATGTGGAACCACAGCCTCGACCCGGCGGCCGTGCGAGAGGAGTGGCTGACCCGGGCCTATGGCGCGGCCGCGGCCACGCCCATGCGTCAGCTCGATGAGCTGCTCGACACGGAGCTGAGCAAGTTCAAACAGAACCCGAACGACTGGCAGTGGCGCTTCCCTGCGGAGGCGGCAAAGCAGGTCTATGCGCCGCAGTTCGCGCAGATTGAGCGCCTGTACGCGGCGGCGCTGGCACAGGTGCAGACGCCCCGGCAGCGGGCGCGGCTGGAGATGTTCGGCGACAACTTGGTGGTGCTGCACTGGAACCTGCGGCATGCGGGACTGCTGCCCGAGCCCGAGAAGTCCAGCCTCTACCGGTCCGACGAGGCCTACGCCCGGTTCGCGGACGACAAGTGCGACAGTGTGGCTCTGATGTGCAGTGGGGCCGATCACGCGACGCGGAAGGCAAGCCTGCTGAAGGCGCATCTGGCGCCGGGGCAGTAG
- the argG gene encoding argininosuccinate synthase has translation MDLSGKFCIEIPQVKKCAVAYSGGLDSALALKLLTEYYGCEEVLACTVNVGLTDEEIEMCRSKAELIGVPWHYMECEQEFVNNFITRALYANSSYEGYPVSTSMTRQLIARKVAEFAVAQGCDAICEGSTGKGNDQFRMHNVFSLFAPDCTIIVPVRDFDFTREDEKKLSAEYGIPFKAGIGDDLTMWCRSIGSGEVSNLKMVIPQDDYLWYKFPQNAPDEPRRLTVEFKEGLPANVDGKTDLAEIIHYLNAVCGENAIGKIDMFEDGMIGLKSREVYEAPAAKFLLALHQDAEQLCLSKEQIQFKPLIERQWAYMVYHGGWYHPVTEDCAAFLKSSQWAVNAKYEVEIYKGNINILSRESDSRLFRPELRAIVERPKEPGEVRIEWKQPESGPAVKIHGFQYQILGHRGMPYVKE, from the coding sequence ATGGACCTTTCCGGCAAGTTCTGCATTGAGATCCCCCAAGTGAAGAAATGCGCCGTCGCCTATTCGGGCGGGCTGGATTCCGCCCTGGCGCTCAAGCTACTCACCGAGTACTACGGCTGCGAGGAAGTCCTCGCCTGCACCGTCAATGTCGGCCTCACCGACGAAGAGATCGAGATGTGCCGCTCCAAGGCCGAGCTGATCGGCGTGCCCTGGCACTACATGGAGTGCGAGCAGGAGTTCGTCAACAACTTCATCACTCGCGCCCTCTACGCCAACTCCAGCTACGAGGGCTACCCGGTCTCGACCTCGATGACCCGCCAGCTCATCGCCCGCAAGGTCGCCGAGTTCGCTGTCGCGCAGGGCTGCGACGCCATCTGTGAGGGCTCCACGGGCAAGGGCAACGACCAGTTCCGCATGCACAACGTCTTCTCGCTCTTCGCGCCCGACTGCACCATCATCGTCCCGGTGCGCGACTTCGACTTCACCCGCGAGGACGAGAAGAAGCTGTCGGCCGAGTACGGCATCCCCTTCAAGGCCGGCATCGGCGACGACCTGACCATGTGGTGTCGCTCGATCGGCTCGGGCGAGGTGTCGAACCTCAAGATGGTCATCCCGCAGGACGACTACCTGTGGTACAAGTTCCCCCAGAACGCGCCCGACGAGCCGCGCCGCCTGACCGTGGAGTTCAAGGAGGGCCTGCCCGCCAACGTGGACGGCAAGACCGACCTGGCCGAGATCATCCACTACCTCAACGCCGTGTGCGGCGAGAACGCCATCGGCAAGATTGACATGTTCGAGGATGGCATGATCGGCCTGAAGAGCCGCGAGGTGTACGAGGCCCCGGCCGCCAAGTTCCTCCTCGCCCTCCACCAGGACGCCGAGCAGCTCTGCCTGAGCAAGGAGCAGATCCAGTTCAAGCCCCTCATCGAGCGCCAGTGGGCCTACATGGTCTACCACGGCGGTTGGTACCACCCCGTCACCGAGGACTGCGCGGCGTTCCTGAAGTCGTCGCAGTGGGCGGTCAACGCCAAGTACGAGGTGGAGATCTACAAGGGCAACATCAACATCCTGAGCCGCGAGAGCGACAGCCGCCTGTTCCGGCCGGAGCTGCGGGCCATCGTCGAGCGCCCCAAGGAGCCGGGCGAGGTGCGGATCGAGTGGAAGCAGCCCGAGAGCGGGCCGGCCGTGAAGATCCACGGCTTCCAGTACCAGATCCTCGGCCACCGCGGCATGCCGTATGTGAAGGAGTAG
- the argH gene encoding argininosuccinate lyase — protein MANKSEKLWGGRFAADLADIALSFSESTAADGRMVAEDIWGSEAHAIMLTACEIISEEDLREILKWLEQARAAWEDGSFELRPELEDVHMNVETYLRQGAGPEFGGRLHTARSRNDQVVTDCKLHLRTRLLDIRDKLADLQEALLQRAHGQEETVMPGYTHTQHAQPISLSFWLTSYVSMLSRDQERLAAAYKHTNTSPLGAAALAGTSFPTDRKLSADLLGFDAVQEHALDCVGSRDFVAEAIAALAILMANLSKLAEEFVVWSTWEYRILEMDDAYASGSSIMPQKKNPCIAELTRGKVGIVYGRLMQILTLMKGLPSGYNRDLQEDKPPLWEALDTLELTLLAVKAMVDTVTFNTDRMRQMVGQNFATATELANFLVAERGLPFRTCHEIVGSLVATLINEGLTLDDHEAVQEVLLRHGQDLTLEEIVSVVDPQACLQRQRSLGSTGPDEVRKLQRRLDKLVARSRAETLVARDKLDEARQRVAGIVKRVLAGKGLGKAL, from the coding sequence ATGGCCAACAAATCCGAGAAGCTGTGGGGCGGACGGTTCGCCGCCGATCTGGCGGACATCGCCCTGAGCTTCAGCGAGTCCACCGCTGCCGACGGCCGCATGGTGGCCGAGGACATCTGGGGCAGCGAAGCCCACGCCATCATGCTGACGGCCTGCGAGATCATCAGCGAGGAGGACCTGCGCGAGATCCTCAAGTGGTTGGAGCAGGCCCGCGCGGCCTGGGAGGACGGCTCCTTCGAGCTGCGGCCCGAGCTGGAGGACGTCCACATGAATGTGGAGACGTACCTGCGGCAGGGCGCCGGGCCGGAGTTCGGCGGGCGGCTGCACACGGCCCGCTCGCGCAACGACCAGGTCGTGACCGACTGCAAGCTGCACCTGCGCACCCGGCTGCTGGACATCCGCGACAAGCTGGCGGACCTGCAGGAGGCGCTGCTGCAGCGCGCGCACGGGCAGGAAGAGACCGTCATGCCCGGCTACACGCACACCCAGCACGCCCAGCCCATCTCGCTGTCGTTCTGGCTGACGAGCTATGTCAGCATGCTCAGCCGCGACCAGGAGCGGCTGGCGGCGGCCTACAAGCACACCAACACCAGCCCCCTGGGCGCGGCGGCGCTGGCGGGCACCAGCTTCCCCACCGACCGCAAGCTGTCGGCCGACCTGCTGGGCTTCGACGCCGTGCAGGAGCACGCGCTCGACTGCGTCGGCTCGCGCGACTTCGTCGCCGAGGCCATTGCGGCGCTGGCGATCCTCATGGCCAACCTCTCCAAGCTGGCCGAGGAGTTCGTCGTCTGGTCCACGTGGGAGTACCGCATCCTGGAGATGGACGACGCCTACGCCTCCGGCAGCTCCATCATGCCGCAGAAGAAGAATCCCTGCATCGCCGAACTGACGCGCGGCAAGGTGGGCATCGTGTACGGCCGACTCATGCAGATCCTGACGCTGATGAAGGGCCTGCCCAGCGGCTACAACCGCGACCTGCAGGAGGACAAGCCCCCCCTGTGGGAGGCGCTCGACACGCTGGAGCTGACGCTGCTGGCCGTCAAGGCGATGGTGGACACCGTCACCTTCAACACCGACCGGATGCGCCAGATGGTGGGGCAGAACTTCGCCACCGCCACGGAGCTGGCGAACTTCCTGGTGGCCGAGCGCGGCCTGCCCTTCCGCACGTGCCATGAGATCGTCGGCTCGCTGGTGGCGACCCTCATCAACGAGGGCCTGACGCTGGACGACCACGAGGCGGTGCAGGAGGTCCTGCTGCGGCACGGCCAGGACCTGACGCTGGAGGAGATCGTCAGCGTCGTGGACCCGCAGGCGTGCCTGCAGCGGCAGCGCAGCCTGGGCAGCACCGGCCCGGACGAGGTCCGCAAGCTGCAGCGGCGGCTGGACAAGCTGGTCGCGCGGAGCCGGGCGGAGACGCTGGTGGCGCGCGACAAGCTCGACGAAGCACGCCAGCGCGTGGCCGGCATCGTCAAACGGGTGTTGGCGGGGAAGGGGCTGGGGAAGGCGCTGTAG
- a CDS encoding AAA family ATPase — protein MYESVRIQNFRGFADLTVDELTRVNLVVGENNVGKTAVLEAVAILADAPRMQTPRDLEKLRKAPVAGGKTISLFEGLFRDFDASHPITISAQSATRREVASVVVEMAGRTTVSLTEGRGVDLHVPPETDEEMRPLVAPLAGMAPDLVRMELRTGPAATPRSGAAIGVLQRSNPSRLVGVQFDEPAANRPSQFIAVQDVVGLAADPARLTEAIQSGKRDGVVEAMRAVDERVAGLELLDTGAGAGIFVRLAGSTRLMPLGHLGSGAARMLSMVLASFAAEQGVLAVDEIDTGLHYSIQHKVWSAMGSAALEFGVQLFATTHSYECMVAAHEAFADHPEDFSMHRLERGPDGIVRSHDFGHESLGTALELGFEVR, from the coding sequence TTGTACGAGTCAGTGAGAATCCAGAACTTCCGCGGCTTCGCGGACCTGACCGTGGACGAACTCACGCGAGTGAACCTGGTTGTGGGGGAGAACAACGTCGGGAAGACGGCAGTATTGGAGGCTGTTGCGATCCTGGCCGATGCGCCGCGCATGCAGACGCCCAGAGACCTGGAGAAGCTGCGCAAGGCTCCAGTCGCCGGTGGCAAGACCATCAGCCTATTCGAGGGCCTCTTCCGCGACTTCGACGCCAGCCACCCCATCACCATCTCAGCCCAGTCCGCGACTCGGCGGGAAGTGGCCAGCGTCGTCGTTGAGATGGCTGGCAGGACCACCGTCTCCCTGACTGAAGGCCGTGGCGTTGACCTGCATGTGCCGCCCGAGACGGACGAGGAGATGCGTCCACTTGTGGCGCCTCTGGCTGGCATGGCGCCCGACCTAGTGCGCATGGAGCTGAGGACGGGACCCGCCGCCACACCACGTAGTGGCGCTGCAATAGGTGTACTGCAGCGAAGTAACCCGAGCCGGTTGGTCGGGGTGCAATTCGACGAGCCGGCTGCGAACCGCCCGAGCCAGTTCATCGCGGTGCAAGATGTCGTTGGCTTGGCCGCCGATCCGGCACGTCTCACCGAGGCAATACAGTCAGGCAAGCGAGACGGGGTTGTGGAGGCGATGCGCGCAGTCGATGAACGCGTGGCCGGGCTGGAACTGTTGGACACCGGCGCCGGGGCTGGCATCTTCGTCCGCCTCGCAGGCAGTACCCGCCTGATGCCGCTGGGGCATCTCGGTAGCGGAGCCGCACGCATGCTCAGCATGGTGCTGGCAAGCTTCGCGGCTGAACAGGGCGTGCTCGCCGTGGATGAGATTGACACTGGCCTCCACTACTCGATACAGCACAAGGTATGGAGCGCCATGGGATCTGCTGCGCTCGAGTTCGGCGTTCAGCTCTTCGCCACCACCCACAGCTACGAGTGCATGGTCGCCGCCCACGAGGCCTTCGCGGACCATCCCGAGGACTTCTCCATGCACCGGCTGGAGCGGGGTCCCGACGGGATCGTTAGGAGCCACGACTTCGGGCACGAGTCATTGGGCACCGCCCTCGAACTCGGGTTTGAGGTGCGCTGA
- a CDS encoding dihydroorotate dehydrogenase electron transfer subunit, which yields MDHLQAKLLHNRPELQDYRVLELHAPEIAAKAKPGQFAHVRVGSGLDPLLRRPFSVMLPNRHEGTIQLLIKNVGRGTDLLCHLREGVLVDVLGPLGSSFTPPPPGRDILMVAGGVGVAPLVYFADVLQTDPTAHYRVRGLYGGRNSDQLPLWTEFGGRCEEFYVATEDGSAGEQGLVTDLLEGQLQRGDVQVVYTCGPRAMMAKVAAMSAVAGVTCFVSMEQWMGCGLGACMGCVVPAVAGGYVRVCVDGPVFDAATLDWDSM from the coding sequence ATGGACCACCTCCAAGCCAAGCTGCTCCACAACCGACCCGAACTGCAGGACTACCGCGTCCTGGAGCTGCACGCCCCCGAGATCGCCGCGAAGGCCAAGCCCGGGCAGTTCGCGCATGTGCGCGTCGGCAGCGGCCTGGACCCGCTGCTGCGGCGACCGTTCTCGGTGATGCTGCCCAACCGGCATGAGGGCACCATCCAACTGCTCATCAAGAACGTGGGTCGGGGCACCGACCTGCTGTGTCACCTGCGCGAGGGCGTACTGGTGGACGTGCTCGGGCCGCTCGGCAGCAGCTTCACGCCCCCGCCGCCCGGGCGGGATATCCTCATGGTCGCCGGCGGGGTCGGGGTCGCCCCGCTCGTCTACTTCGCCGATGTGCTGCAGACCGACCCGACGGCCCACTACCGCGTGCGCGGGCTGTATGGCGGCCGTAACAGCGACCAGTTGCCGCTGTGGACGGAGTTCGGGGGGCGATGCGAGGAGTTCTATGTCGCCACCGAGGACGGTTCGGCCGGCGAGCAGGGGCTCGTGACGGACCTGCTGGAGGGGCAACTGCAGCGCGGCGACGTGCAGGTCGTCTACACCTGCGGGCCGCGAGCGATGATGGCCAAGGTCGCCGCCATGTCCGCGGTCGCCGGGGTCACGTGCTTCGTCTCCATGGAGCAGTGGATGGGCTGCGGCCTGGGGGCGTGCATGGGCTGCGTCGTGCCCGCCGTCGCAGGTGGTTACGTCCGCGTCTGCGTGGATGGCCCGGTCTTCGACGCCGCGACACTCGACTGGGACAGCATGTAG